CCGTGTCGATTCCGCCCGCAGCAGCGCCAGATGGCTGAACGGCGGCCAGCCGGCGGCCTCGCGCTCGGCCAGCAGCTCGGCCGCAAACGTGCCGTAGCCGCCGTGCAGCAGCGCGCGCAGCACCGGATGCTGCGGCTGGTGGGTCTGGATCAGCACCCGGCCGGGCTGCTCGCCGCGCCCGCAGCGGCCGGAGACTTGATAAATGGTCTGCGCCAGACGCTCGCTGGCGCGAAAGTCCGCGGCGAACAGGCCCTGGTCGGCGTCGAGAATCCCGACCAGCGTCACGGCCGGAAAATGATGACCCTTGGCCAGCATCTGCGTGCCGACCAGGATGTCGGCACTGCCGTCGCGCGCGGCTTCCAGATGCGCGTCCAGCGCCCCGCGCCGACGCGTACTGTCGCGGTCCACGCGCAGCACCCGGTGGTCCGGAAACAGCGCCGCGATGTCGTTCTCGATGCGCTCGGTGCCGGCCCCCAGCGGCAGCAGGTCCTGCGCGCCGCAGCCCTCGCAACGGATCGGCAGCGGTCGCTCGCGCCCGCAGTGATGGCACAGCAGCAGGCGGCGGCCGCGATGCAGCGTGTAGTGCGCGTCGCAGCGGTCGCACTTGGGTACCCAGCCGCAGGCATGGCACAGCAGCACCGGCGCATAGCCGCGGCGGTTCAGGAACAGCATCACCTGCCGGCCGGCGGCCAGTTCCTCGCGCACCGCCCCGGCCAGCGCGGGCGACACCAGGCCCGCCATGCGCTGGTGACGCACGTCGAGCAGTTCCAGCTGCGGCAGGCGCGCGCTGCCGGCCCGCTCGCGCAAATGCAGCACCCGGTACTGGCCGCTCCGGCCGTGGGCCAGGCTCTCCAGCGACGGCGTGGCGCTGCCCAGCAACACCGGCACGTCCTCGATGCGCGCCCGCAGCACCGCCATGTCGCGGGCGTGGTAGCGAAAACCGTCCTGCTGCTTGTAGGAGCCGTCGTGTTCCTCGTCGACCACGATCAGGCCCGGCCGCGCCAGCGGCGCGAACACCGCCGAGCGGGTGCCGATCAGCACCCCGGCCTGGCCGCCGCGGGCGGCCAGCCAGGCGGCCAGGCGCTCGGTGTCGGAAAGGCCCGAGTGCAGCACCGCCACGGCGGCCCCGAAGCGCGCCCGAAAGCGCGCCTCGGTCTGCGGCGTGAGGCTGATTTCCGGCACCAGCACCAGCGCCTGACGACCGGCGGCAAGCACCCGCTCGATGGCGGTCAGATACACCTCGGTCTTGCCGCTGCCGGTGACGCCGTCGAGCAGGAAGGCGCCGAAGCCGCTGCCGGCGGCGACCGCATCGACTGCCGCGCGCTGCGCCGTGGTCAGCGGGTGGCCGCGCTCGGGCGCCCAGTCGGTGGCTGCGTCCGGGGCGATTTGCGCGCGCTCGATCCAGCCCTTGTCAGCCAGCGTGCGGGCGGTGACACGCCAACCGGGAAGCGCCGCGTCGAGCTGCGACTCCTCGCATGGAGCCTGCGTCAGGGCACCGAGCAAGGCAGCCTGCCGGGGCGCCCGGCTCAAGCTGTCTGGACTGGGCGCCGCTTCGGTCAGCGACCATTGCCAGACCTGCATCGGCCGCGCCGGCCGGCCGGCGCGCAGCAGGCCCGGCAGCGTGCCGACCAGCACTTCGCCGGGCGGGGCATGGTAGTAGTCGGCGGCCCGGCGCAGCAGTTCGAGCACGCTGGCCGGCAGCAGCGGATCGCTGTCGAGCGGCTCGTGGATGTGCCGCAGCTGCGCGTCGGCCACCTCGGCGTGGCGGGCATGGGCGACCACCAGACCGACCTGGCTGCGCCGACCGAACGGCACGCGCACGCGGCAACCCACCGCCGGCGGCGGTGCGTTGAACAAGGGCAGGTAGTCGAACAGATGCCGCAGCGGCGCGTCGATGGCGACCTTCAGGATCAGCCGGGGCACGGGCCGCGCTCAGGCGTGATACGGCGCGCTCAGCTCGTGGACCGCATCCACCAGCACCGCCACGTGATCCGGATCGGTCTGCTGCAGCACGCCGTGGCCCAGGTTGAACACATGCCCCGGGCCGGCGCCATAACTTTGCAGAATGCGCGCCACCTCGGCCCGAATGCGCTCCGGTGGACCGAACAGCGCAATCGGGTCCAGATTGCCCTGCAGCGCGACCCGGCCGCCGGTGGCCTGGCGTACGTCGCCGAGCTCTTGCGTCCAGTCGACGCCCAGCGCCGCGCAGCCGATCTGCGCCTGTTCGGCCAGCCAGCGGCCGGCGCCCTTGGTGAACACGATCAGCGGCAGCTGCCGTGTCGCCGGCCGGGATTTGAGCAGCTCGGTCACGCGCGCCTGGTAGGCCAGCGAGAACTCGCGGTAACCGGGCGTGCTCAGCACGCCGCCCCAGGTGTCGAACAGCATCAGCGCTTGGGCACCGGCCGCCGCCTGCGCGGTAAGGTAATCGGCCACCGATTCGGCCAGCAGCGCGAGCAGCCGATGCAGGGCCGCAGGATCGGTGTAGGACAGGCCCTTGATGAGCCGGAAATCGTCGCTGCCGCCGCCTTCCACCATGTAGCAGGCCAGCGTCCACGGGCTGCCGGCAAAGCCGATCAGCGGCACCCGGCCGGCCAGCTCGCGGCGCAGCATGCGCACCGTGTCGAACACATAGGGCAGCGCGCGCTCGATGTCCGGCGGGCGCAGCGCGTCGATGTCGGCGCGGCTTCGGACCGGCCGCGCGAAGCGCGGCCCCTCGCCTTCCACGAAATGCAGGCCAAGACCCAGTGCGTCGGGGATGGTCAGGATGTCCGAGAACAGGATGGCGGCGTCCAGATCGAAGCGCGCCAGCGGCTGCAGCGTGACTTCGGTAGCCAGCTCCGGGCTGCGCATCAGGTTCAGAAAACTGCCGGCCCGCTCGCGCGTGGCGCGGTATTCCGGCAGGTAGCGCCCGGCCTGGCGCATGATCCACACCGGCGTGCGGTCCACCGGCTCACGGCGCAGGGCGCGCAGCAGGCGGTCGTTGCGCAGCGGCGGCAGGCTGCCCACGGCTAAACGCCGAGGTGCTGCAGGATGCCCTCGGCGGCCTGGCGACCGTCGTAAACCGCCGTGACCACCAGATCGGCGCCGCGCACCATGTCGCCACCGGCGAATACTTTCGGATTGGCGGTCTGGTGCGCGATCGGCGCCTTGGCCGGGGCGTGGACGCGGCCGTTGTTGTCGGTGGCGATGCCGAACTGGTCGAACCAGGCCGGCGGGTTCGGCCGAAAGCCGAAGGCGATGATCACGGCGTCGGCCGGGATCACTTCCTCGCTGCCGGGGATGGGCTGCGGCTGGCGCCGGCCCTTGGCGTCCGGCGGGCCAAGTTCGGTGGTGACCATCTTCACGCCACAGGCGCGGCCATCCGGGCCGGCGACGATCTCCAGCGGCTGGCGATTCCACAGGAACTGCACGCCCTCGTCCTTGGCATTGCCGACCTCGGTGCGGGAGCCGGGCATGTTGCGCTCGTCGCGCCGGTAGGCGCAGCTGACCTGCGCGGCGCCCTGACGGATGGCGGTGCGGTTGCAGTCCATGGCCGTGTCGCCGCCGCCCAGCACCACCACCCGCTTGCCGGCCATGTCGATGAAATCGGCCGGATTGCGCTCGAAACCGAGCTGGCGATTGGCGTTGGCGACCAGATAGGGCAGCGCCGCGGTGACGCCCGGCAGGTCCTCGCCGGCAAAGCCGCCCTGTACGAACTTGTAGGTGCCCATGCCCAGGAACACGGCGTCGTAGTCGGCCAGCAGGCTTTCGAATTCGATGTCGCGGCCGATTTCGACGCCCAGACGAAACTCGATACCCATCCCCTCGAAGATCGCCCGCCGCCGCTGCACGACGGTCTTTTCCAGCTTGAAACCAGGGATGCCGAAGGTGAGCAGGCCGCCGATTTCCGGATAGCGGTCGAACACCACCGCTTGCACGCCGGCCCGCGCCAGCACGTCGGCACAGGCGAGTCCGGCCGGCCCGGCGCCGACCACGGCGACCTTTTTGCCGGTGGGCACTACCCGCGACAGGTCGGGCTTCCAGCCGAGCTTGAAGGCTTCCTCGGTGATGTATTTCTCGATCGAGCCGATGGTCACGGCGCCCAGGCCGTCGTTCATGGTGCAGGCGCCCTCGCACAGACGGTCCTGCGGGCAGATGCGGCCGCAGATTTCCGGTAGCGAGTTGGTCTGGTTGGACAGTTCGGCGGCTTCCAGGATCTTGCCGTCCTGGACCAGCTTCAGCCAGTCCGGGATGAAGTTGTGCACCGGGCACTGCCACTCGCAGTACGGGTTGCCGCAATCCACGCAACGGCCCGCCTGACGGCTGGCAGTGGCGGCGTCGAAGGGCACGTAAATCTCGTGAAAGTGCTGGATGCGCTGCTGCGCCGGCTGCTTGTCGAGCTGGCGCGGCACGTCCAGGAACTGCAGCGGATTCTTGCGGGGCTTGGGGGCAGCAGCCATGAGTCGGTGTTCGCTTTGTTGTCGGGACGGGGGGCGGCGACGGCGCGGCCGCTCAGCGCGGCGCGCGCACGGCGTCGAGCAGACCGGCCAGCTCGCTGGCCTGCGGCTTGACCAGCCAGAACCTCCCGCGCAGGTCCGGCAGATTGTCCAGGATATGGCGACCCCATTCGCTTTGCGTCTCCTCGGCGAACTCGCGCAGCAGCCCGCGCAAGAAGCCGACGCAGATGGCCGTGTCCTCGGTGTTGATGCGGTGCAGTTCCACCAGCTCGGGGTTGTAGCGCTCCGGCAGGCGATTGTCCGGGTCGTACACGAAGGCCATGCCGCCGGTCATGCCGGCGCCAAAGTTGACCCCGGTCGGCCCCAGCACCACCACCACGCCGCCGGTCATGTACTCGCAGGCGTGATCGCCGACACCCTCGACCACCGCGATGGCGCCCGAGTTGCGCACCGCGAAACGCTCGCCGGCCTGACCGGCGGCCAGCAGCTTGCCACCGGTGGCGCCGTACAGGCAGGTGTTGCCGATGATGGTGGTCAGGTGCGATTGAAGGCGGCTGGCACGCGGCAGGCTCAGCACGATCTTGCCGCCGGCCATGCCCTTGCCGACGTAGTCGTTGGCATCGCCCTCCAGCAGCAGGTTCAGGCCGCCGGCATTCCACACGCCCAAGCTCTGCCCGGCGTGGCCGCGCAGCTTCAGGGTGATCGGCGCGTGCGCCATGCCGTGGTTGCCCCAGCGGCGGGCGATCTCGCCCGACAGCCGGGCGCCGATCGAGCGGTGCGTGTTGCTGATCTCGTAGTGGAAGATGCCGCCACGGGCGTGCTCGATGGCGTCCAAGGCGTCCGCCACCATCTGCTCGGCCAGCTCGCCCTTGTCGTAGGGATCGTTGCAGGCGGCGGTGCAGAAGTGCTTGCCGTCCACTGCCAGGCCGTGGCCGGTCAGCAGGGGCTTCAGGTCCAGGTGCTGCTGCTTGCTGGTGGTGCCGGCGCGCGGCTGCAGCAGATCCGTGCGCCCGATCAGGTCTTCCATGCTGCGCAGGCCCAGCGCCGCCAGCAGCTCGCGCGTTTCCTGGGCCACGAAGCGCAGGTAGTTCTCGACCATTTCCGGCAGGCCGACGAAGTGCTTCTGGCGCAGCTCCTCGTTCTGCGTGGCGATACCGGTGGCGCAGTTGTTCAGGTGACAGATGCGCAGGTATTTGCAGCCCAGCGCGATCATCGGCGCGGTGCCGAAACCGAAGCTCTCGGCACCCAGCATGGCCGCCTTGATGACGTCCAGACCGGTCTTGAGGCCGCCGTCGGTCTGCAGGCGCACCTTCTCGCGCAGCTTGTTGGCCAGCAGCGCCTGGTGCGTCTCGGCCAGCCCGATCTCGAACGGGATGCCGGCGTACTTGACCGAGGTCAGCGGGCTGGCGCCGGTGCCGCCGTCGTAACCGGAGATGGTGATCAGGTCGGCGTAGGCCTTGGCCACACCGGCCGCCACCGTGCCGACGCCGGCCTGTGCCACCAGCTTGACCGACACCAGCGCCTGCGGATTGACCTGCTTGAGGTCGAAAATGAGCTGCGCCAGGTCCTCGATCGAGTAAATATCGTGATGCGGCGGCGGCGAAATCAGCGGCACGCCGGGCATGGTGCAGCGCAGGCGGGCGATCAGCTCGTCCACCTTGTTGGCCGGCAGCTGGCCGCCCTCACCGGGCTTGGCGCCCTGCGCGATCTTGATCTGCAGGACCTCGGCGTTGACCAGGTAATGCGGCGTCACGCCAAAGCGCCCGGAGGCCACCTGCTTGATCTTGGAGGTGCGCTCGGTGCCGTAGCGGGCCGGATCCTCGCCGCCCTCGCCGGAATTGGAGCGCCCGCCCAGACGGTTCATGGCGATCGCCAGCGCCTCGTGCGCTTCCGGCCCCAGGGCGCCCAGCGACATGCCGGCGCAGTCGAAACGGGCCGTGATGGCTTCGATCGGTTCCACCTGGTCGATCGGGATGGGCTTGCCGGGGCGCAGGTCCAGCAGGTCGCGCAGCGTCGCCACCGGGCGCTCGTTGACCATGCGCGCGAAGGTCTTGTAATCCTCGTAGTCGCCAGTGCGCGCGCAGGTAATCAGCGCGGTCACCACGTCCGGGTTGAAAGCGTGGTACTCGCCGCCGTGAACATAGTTGAACAACCCGCCCTGAAACAAGGGCTTGCGGCTGCTTTCTGCAGCATCTGCCAGTATTTTCAGGTCGGCTTCGAGATCGTCGAAAGTCGCGCCCTGCAGGCGGCTGACCACGCCCTCGAAGCACAGGCTGGTGACCTCGTCGTGCAGGCCGATGGCCTCGAACAGCTGCGCGCCACGGTAGCTGGGCAGGATCGAGATGCCCATCTTGGACATGATCTTGAGCAGGCCCTTGTTGATGCCGGCGGCGAAATTGGCGCAGCCGCGCTCGGCGCCGTCCACGCCCAGCATGTCGGCAACGCTGGCGTAAGCCAGGTACGGATAAATCGCCGTTGCACCCAGCCCCAGCAGCACCGCGAAGTGATGCGGATCGCGCACGGTTGCGGTTTCGATCACCAGGTTGGCGTCCGAGCGCAGTTCCAGGCGCGTCAGGTGGTGGTGCACGGCGCCGGTGGCCATCGCCGCCGGCACCGGCAGGCGCTGCGAGGACGCCGCGCGGTCGCTGAGCACGATGATGACCTTGCCGGCACGCACCGCTGCCTCGGCCTCGGCGCAGATGCGCTCGATGGCCATTTTCAGGCCCGTGTAGCCGGCATCCGGACGCGGATAGGACAGGTCGATCACCACGTTCGGGTAATCCGCATCGTCCACCTTGAGCAGCCGCTCGAAACTCTCGCGGCTGAGCACCGGACTGGCCGTGACCAGCCGTCGGGCGTGATCCGGGGTTTCCTCGAACACGTTATGGTTGCGCCCGAAACCGGTGCTCAGCGACATCACGATGGTCTCGCGCAGCGGGTCGATCGGCGGATTGGTGACCTGCGCAAAGGACTGGCGGAAATAGTCGTACAGCGAACGCGGCTGCTCGGACAGCACGGCCATCGGCGCGTCGTCGCCCATCGAACCGACCGCCTCCTGGCCGTCCACGGCCAGCACGCGCAGGATCCGCTCGCGTTCCTCGTAGCTGAGGCCGAACAGCTTCTGCTGGGCCTTCAGGTCATCGCCGGTCAGGGCCTCGGCCTGAAAGCCGCCGTTTTCCATGTCGTCCAGGCGGCGCACGTGCCGTTGCAGCCAGCGCCGGTAGGGCTGGCGACGCTTCAGCCGCTCGTCGATATCGGACGGCAGCAGCAGTTCGCCGGTTTCCGTATCGGCGGCAATCATCTGACCGGGCATCAGGCGCCCGCTGGCCACCACGTCCTCGGGAGCGTAGTCGCGCACGCCGATCTCGGACGCCAGGGTGATGATGCGGTCGCGCGTCACCACCCAGCGCGCCGGGCGCAGGCCGTTGCGGTCCATGGTGCAGGCGGCATAACGACCGTCGGTCAGCACGATGCCGGCCGGCCCGTCCCACGGCTCCATGATCATGCCGTGGTATTCGTAGAACGCCCGCAGGTCCGGGTCCATGCCCGGCACGTGCAGCCAGGCCGGCGGGATCATCAGGCGCATGGCGCGGAACACGTCCATGCCGCCCGACAGCAGCGCGTCGAGCATGTTGTCCAGGCTCATCGAGTCCGAACCCCAGGTCGACACCAGCGGCAGGATGTCCTCGACTTCCGGGAACAGCGGGCTGGCGAACTTGTGCCCGCGCGCCATGGCCCAGTAGCGGTTGCCCTGCACGGTGTTGATCTCGCCGTTGTGAGCCAGATAACGAAACGGCTGGGCCAGCTGCCAGCGCGGCCAGGTGTTGGTCGAAAAGCGCTGGTGGTAGACGCACACCGACGAGGCGAAGCGCGGGTCGCCCAGGTCCGGGTAGAACTGCGGCAGCCGGTCGGGCATCACCAGGCCCTTGTAGACGATGACGTGACACGACAGGCTGGTGACGTAGAACTCCGGATCCCCCGGTTCGATGCGCTTCTCGGCGCGCCGGCGGGCGAAGTACAGGCGCCGGTTGAAGTCCTCGTCGGTCAGCGTGCGCGGCGCCGTCACGAACACGTGCTCGATGCCCGGCAGCATGGCCAGCGCCTGCTCGCCGCAGGCCTCCGGATTCACCGGCACTTGCCGCCAGCCGGCAATTCCGAGTCCCTCGCAGGCAAGTTCGGCCGCCAGCACCTGGCGCGCTTCCTGCGCCAGCGCCGGATCGCGGTTCAGAAACACCGACCCGACGGCGTAGTTCTCTCCGATGCCCATGCCCGCTGTCGACGCCACGGCGCGCAGGAACTCATCCGGTTTGCGAATCAGCAGCCCGCAACCGTCGCCCGTCTTGCCGTCGGCGGCGATCGCGCCACGGTGCGTCATGCGCGCCAGGGACTGGATGGCGGTCGTCACCAGCCCGTGCGACGCTTCCCCGTCCATGTGGGCGATCAGGCCGAAACCGCAGTTGTCGCGCTCGAAGCGCTCGCGGTACAGCGTGTCGGATAGATCGGGTTTCGTGCTCACTGAGTTTCCAAAAGGTCTCTGGTAACGGCGCCGGGATGGCAACCGGCGCCCCCGACCGGCCGGCGGCAGCCGGGAACGAACCGGCGATTTTATCCATCCACAGCATGCCCCACAAATGTGCAAACCGTCAGCGCCTGCACCGTGGGGACGGATCGGCCTCGCGCCATTCATCCGAACCGAGCCGGTTGTGCGCGCCAAAACCGCCCACCGCCGTGCAACTGGCAGAACTGCTGCGGCAACCTGCTAGACTCGAACCGCCTTGCAGCATCAGTCTTTGCAAAGGCCGTGCCGGCCTGCGGCTGGCGCGACACCCTATCCCGGACCGTGCCCGTCACGTCCACTTTCTGTGCAACGAGGAGCCCCCATGACCCACGAACTGCCCCCCCTGCCCTACGCCATCGACGCCCTGGCGCCACACATTTCGGCCGAAACCCTGGAGTTTCACCACGGCAAGCACCACAAGACCTACGTCGACAACCTGAACAAGCTGATCCCGGGCACCGAGTTCGAGAACCTGTCCCTGGAAGACATCGTGCGCAAGTCCAGCGGCGGCATCTTCAACAATGCCGCGCAGATCTGGAACCACACCTTCTACTGGAACTGCCTGGCGCCCAAGGCCGGCGGCAAGCCGACCGGCGCCCTCGCGGCTGCCATCGACACGGCCTTCGGCTCGTTCGACACCTTCAAGGAAAAGTTCAGCCAGACCGCCATCACCACCTTTGGCTCGGGCTGGGGCTGGCTGGTGAAGAACGCCGCCGGCGGTGTGGAACTGGTCAGCACCAGCAACGCCGGCTGCCCGCTGACCGCCGGGCAGACGCCGCTGCTGACCTGCGACGTGTGGGAGCACGCCTACTACATCGACTACCGCAATGCGCGGCCGAAGTATGTGGAGTCGTTCTGGAACCTGGTGAACTGGGACTTCGTGGCGCGCAACTTCGGTTGAGGTCACCGTCGCGATCGGGCACGGGGCGCTGCGGCGCCCCGTGCCTTGTCTGACACCTGAATCGACCCGGACACAGCCTTGCCCATCCCAAGTCCCCGTCAATGGTTCGCGCTTGGTGCAGCAGCCTGCGCCGGCCTGCTCGGCTTCGGTTACTACCTGCAGTTCGTGCAGAACCTGGAACCGTGCCCGCTGTGCATCCTGCAGCGGCTGGCGTTCATGGCGCTGGGTCTGAGCTTTCTGATCGGCGCGCTGATCGGTCCTGGCCGCATCGGCACCCGCAGTGTGGCGGGCATGGGCCTGCTGTTCGCGGATCTGGGCGCTGCCATCGCCGGTCGCCAGGTGTGGCTGCAATCCCTGCCGGTCGATCAGGTGCCGGCCTGCGGGCCGGGCCTGGATTACATGATCGAGAACTTCCCGCTGCTGAAAACCCTGTCGATGGTCCTGCGCGGCTCCGGCGAGTGCGCCGAAAACGCCTGGCAGCTCCTGGGCCTTGGCATCGCCGCCTGGGCGCTGGTGTGGTTCGCGTTGCTGGGCGCGCTGTCGATTTACTTGCTGCTGCGCCCTGGCCGCCCGGCGGCCTGAGCGCAGTTATCTTCGATGGGCGTTGTCGATCGGCAAGGCGCCCTCCTACACTGATCCGTCACTACAGCCCGAAGGAGGAGTCCACAATGAAGATCGACTGTTTCACCCACGTCATGCCCAAGCCCTACATCGAGCGCTTCAGCGCGGCGGTGAAGGACTTCTACCTGGGCGATCTGCCGGCGAAGATCCCGGAGATGGTCGATCTGGCGCCGCGCATCGCCATGATGGATCGTCTGGGCATCGACCAGCAGGTGCTGACCATCGCCACGCCGCCGATCGAGGAAGTGGTCAGCGATCCGAAGCTGGCTGCCGAGCTGGCCACGGTGGCCAACGACGCCATTGCCGAGATGGCGGCCAAGCGGCCGGATCGGTTCATGGCCGTCGGCACGATTGCCATGAACAACATGGACGCCGCCCTGCGCGAGGCCGAACGGGCCGTCACGCAGCTGGGCATGAAGGGCATTCTGATCTATACCAACTGCCAGGGTCGGGCCATCGACGCGGCCGAGTTCATGCCGTTCTATGAGCTGATGGCCAAGCTCGACCTGCCGATCTGGCTGCACCCGGCGCGCACGCCCATGCGCCCGGACTACGTGGACGAGGACCGCTCGCAGTACGCCATGTGGCAGATCTTCGGCTGGCCGTTCGAGACCAGCATGGCCATGACGCGGCTGATCTTTTCCGGCGTGCTGGACCGCCACCCGGACCTGAAGATCATCACCCACCACGCCGGGGCGATGATTCCCTACTTCGACAAGCGCATCGAGTACGTGTACCCGCTGTTTCAGTCGCTGGGCCAGATGGGCGACGCGCTCGAGCGCCTGCAAAAGCCGCTGATCGAGTACTACCGCATGTTCTACAACGACACGGCAGTGATGGGATCGGTCGGTGGCATGCACGCGGCATACGCGTTCTTTGGCGCCGACAAGCTGCTGTTTGGCACCGACACGCCCTTCGATACCAAGGGCGGCTCGCTGTTCACCAGCGAGACGGTGTTCAGCATCGAGGCACTGGCCATCCCGCCGGCCGAGAAGGCGGCGATTTACGCCGGCAACCTCAAGCGTTTGCTCAAGCTGTAGCCCTGCGACAATCGCCCGGCAGGCGGCTACCTGCCGGGCCCATCTTTCAGGCCGCGATCGGAAACCCGAACACCCGCGCCACGTTCTCGTAGACGATCTTGCGCGTCTGGTCGGCCGGGCAGTCGGCGAAGTCACGCCCCACCTGGCGGCGCGAGAACGGCCACACGCCCTCGGTGTGCGGGTAGTCCGAGCCCCACATGATGTTGTCGATGCCGATGATGTCGCGCGTGCGCACGCCGGCCCGGTCGTCCTCGAAGGTCGCGAAGAAATTGCGGTGGAAATAGGTGCTGGGCGTTTCTTCCAGCCGCGGCTTCATCCAGCCCTTGTGGTCGTTCCACCAGTGGTCCATCAGGTCGAGCACAGCGGCGATCCAGCCGATGCCGCCCTCGACCAGGGACCATTTCATGTTCGGAAAGCGCATCGGCGCGCCGCCCCAGATGACCAGATTCAGCGGCTCGGCCAGCTGCTGAAACTTGCCGCCGCAGACCAGCGAGCCGCTGGCACCGGGGCCGCGGATATGCGCCGGAAAGCTCGTTCCGCCAAGGTGAAAGGTGGCCACCACGCGCATCTCCTCCAGCCGCGCCCACAGCGCATCCCACACCGGCTGGTTGTAAGGCTGGGCGGTATTGGTGGCAGGCAACATCACGGCCGCCAGGCCCAGTTTGCCGATCGCCCGCTCGGCCTCGGCCACGGCCCACTCGATCGGCCCCTTGCCAGGCAGCATGGCAGCGCCTTTCAGGCGCGTCGGATGCGCCGCGCAGAACTCGGCCAGCCAATCGTTGTAGGTGCGGCAGACGGCGTATTCGTACTCGGCGTCCGGCGTCTCGCACACGAACAGGCCAACGCCGGGGTAGATCACCTCGCCGCTGACGCCGTCCATGTCCTGATCCTGCATGCGGGCGTCCGGATCCCAGCCGCCGGGACGGGTGTCCTCGTAGCGAAAATCAGTGATCTTGGGAATCTCGACGCCGCGCGCCTTGAATTCGATCATCGGCCCTTCGAAAGCCAGCGGACGAGGCTTGAGGCCGTCCACCAGCATGCAGTCGCCAAGGCCATCGAGGGATTCGATCCGCGGCGCGCGGTCGCGCCATTTGCTGTCCATGCGCTTGACCCACAGGTCGCGCGGCTCCACGACATGCGAGTCGGCCGACAGCAGGGGGCCCTGGTAATTGGTTTCGGACATGATTCGATTTCTCCTCGAAGTGGTTGTATTTAAAAATGGTTGAAGTGCTCGGGCCGCTGCGTCAGCCAGGTCTCGCCCCACAGCCGCCCGCCGCCGTCCACCACCAGCGTCTCGCCGGTCACGAACTTGGCTGCCGGGCTTGCCAGGTACGCGCAGGCCTCGGCCACGTCGTACACGTCGCCCAGCGCCCGCATCGGGTTGGCGTTGTAGAACTGGTTCAGTTGCCCGGCCGGGTACTGCGCAAAGCCGCTGCTCTCGATGGCGCCGGGCGCCACGCAGTTGATGCGGATGCGGTGCGGCGCCCACTCCACCGCCAGCGTGCGCGCCAG
This Immundisolibacter cernigliae DNA region includes the following protein-coding sequences:
- the gltB gene encoding glutamate synthase large subunit, encoding MSTKPDLSDTLYRERFERDNCGFGLIAHMDGEASHGLVTTAIQSLARMTHRGAIAADGKTGDGCGLLIRKPDEFLRAVASTAGMGIGENYAVGSVFLNRDPALAQEARQVLAAELACEGLGIAGWRQVPVNPEACGEQALAMLPGIEHVFVTAPRTLTDEDFNRRLYFARRRAEKRIEPGDPEFYVTSLSCHVIVYKGLVMPDRLPQFYPDLGDPRFASSVCVYHQRFSTNTWPRWQLAQPFRYLAHNGEINTVQGNRYWAMARGHKFASPLFPEVEDILPLVSTWGSDSMSLDNMLDALLSGGMDVFRAMRLMIPPAWLHVPGMDPDLRAFYEYHGMIMEPWDGPAGIVLTDGRYAACTMDRNGLRPARWVVTRDRIITLASEIGVRDYAPEDVVASGRLMPGQMIAADTETGELLLPSDIDERLKRRQPYRRWLQRHVRRLDDMENGGFQAEALTGDDLKAQQKLFGLSYEERERILRVLAVDGQEAVGSMGDDAPMAVLSEQPRSLYDYFRQSFAQVTNPPIDPLRETIVMSLSTGFGRNHNVFEETPDHARRLVTASPVLSRESFERLLKVDDADYPNVVIDLSYPRPDAGYTGLKMAIERICAEAEAAVRAGKVIIVLSDRAASSQRLPVPAAMATGAVHHHLTRLELRSDANLVIETATVRDPHHFAVLLGLGATAIYPYLAYASVADMLGVDGAERGCANFAAGINKGLLKIMSKMGISILPSYRGAQLFEAIGLHDEVTSLCFEGVVSRLQGATFDDLEADLKILADAAESSRKPLFQGGLFNYVHGGEYHAFNPDVVTALITCARTGDYEDYKTFARMVNERPVATLRDLLDLRPGKPIPIDQVEPIEAITARFDCAGMSLGALGPEAHEALAIAMNRLGGRSNSGEGGEDPARYGTERTSKIKQVASGRFGVTPHYLVNAEVLQIKIAQGAKPGEGGQLPANKVDELIARLRCTMPGVPLISPPPHHDIYSIEDLAQLIFDLKQVNPQALVSVKLVAQAGVGTVAAGVAKAYADLITISGYDGGTGASPLTSVKYAGIPFEIGLAETHQALLANKLREKVRLQTDGGLKTGLDVIKAAMLGAESFGFGTAPMIALGCKYLRICHLNNCATGIATQNEELRQKHFVGLPEMVENYLRFVAQETRELLAALGLRSMEDLIGRTDLLQPRAGTTSKQQHLDLKPLLTGHGLAVDGKHFCTAACNDPYDKGELAEQMVADALDAIEHARGGIFHYEISNTHRSIGARLSGEIARRWGNHGMAHAPITLKLRGHAGQSLGVWNAGGLNLLLEGDANDYVGKGMAGGKIVLSLPRASRLQSHLTTIIGNTCLYGATGGKLLAAGQAGERFAVRNSGAIAVVEGVGDHACEYMTGGVVVVLGPTGVNFGAGMTGGMAFVYDPDNRLPERYNPELVELHRINTEDTAICVGFLRGLLREFAEETQSEWGRHILDNLPDLRGRFWLVKPQASELAGLLDAVRAPR
- a CDS encoding superoxide dismutase; the encoded protein is MTHELPPLPYAIDALAPHISAETLEFHHGKHHKTYVDNLNKLIPGTEFENLSLEDIVRKSSGGIFNNAAQIWNHTFYWNCLAPKAGGKPTGALAAAIDTAFGSFDTFKEKFSQTAITTFGSGWGWLVKNAAGGVELVSTSNAGCPLTAGQTPLLTCDVWEHAYYIDYRNARPKYVESFWNLVNWDFVARNFG
- a CDS encoding disulfide bond formation protein B, translated to MPIPSPRQWFALGAAACAGLLGFGYYLQFVQNLEPCPLCILQRLAFMALGLSFLIGALIGPGRIGTRSVAGMGLLFADLGAAIAGRQVWLQSLPVDQVPACGPGLDYMIENFPLLKTLSMVLRGSGECAENAWQLLGLGIAAWALVWFALLGALSIYLLLRPGRPAA
- a CDS encoding amidohydrolase family protein, whose translation is MKIDCFTHVMPKPYIERFSAAVKDFYLGDLPAKIPEMVDLAPRIAMMDRLGIDQQVLTIATPPIEEVVSDPKLAAELATVANDAIAEMAAKRPDRFMAVGTIAMNNMDAALREAERAVTQLGMKGILIYTNCQGRAIDAAEFMPFYELMAKLDLPIWLHPARTPMRPDYVDEDRSQYAMWQIFGWPFETSMAMTRLIFSGVLDRHPDLKIITHHAGAMIPYFDKRIEYVYPLFQSLGQMGDALERLQKPLIEYYRMFYNDTAVMGSVGGMHAAYAFFGADKLLFGTDTPFDTKGGSLFTSETVFSIEALAIPPAEKAAIYAGNLKRLLKL
- a CDS encoding amidohydrolase family protein, coding for MSETNYQGPLLSADSHVVEPRDLWVKRMDSKWRDRAPRIESLDGLGDCMLVDGLKPRPLAFEGPMIEFKARGVEIPKITDFRYEDTRPGGWDPDARMQDQDMDGVSGEVIYPGVGLFVCETPDAEYEYAVCRTYNDWLAEFCAAHPTRLKGAAMLPGKGPIEWAVAEAERAIGKLGLAAVMLPATNTAQPYNQPVWDALWARLEEMRVVATFHLGGTSFPAHIRGPGASGSLVCGGKFQQLAEPLNLVIWGGAPMRFPNMKWSLVEGGIGWIAAVLDLMDHWWNDHKGWMKPRLEETPSTYFHRNFFATFEDDRAGVRTRDIIGIDNIMWGSDYPHTEGVWPFSRRQVGRDFADCPADQTRKIVYENVARVFGFPIAA